One segment of Carya illinoinensis cultivar Pawnee chromosome 13, C.illinoinensisPawnee_v1, whole genome shotgun sequence DNA contains the following:
- the LOC122292796 gene encoding protein GL2-INTERACTING REPRESSOR 1-like — MFPSTLIGLGDPANIPVGFQNNSDNEIGSGCIGKETKKRCFMEMRRCDISRDVDLELRLSPPGVSFWGKSSKTSPLSSQETTTSLDLNSSDYFDNSFILEVPSLCLMGCTLCLIYVMVSEADPKCPKCKRSSLIYMFRDNLSKRCRKSHL, encoded by the exons ATGTTTCCTTCAACCCTAATTGGCTTAGGTGACCCTGCTAATATTCCAGTGGGATTTCAGAACAACTCTGACAATGAG ATTGGAAGTGGATGCATTGGGAAGGAAACGAAAAAGAGATGCTTTATGGAGATGAGAAGATGTGATATTAGTAGAGATGTGGATTTGGAACTTAGATTGTCACCACCGGGAGTGAGTTTCTGGGGCAAATCATCAAAAACTTCACCATTATCATCTCAAGAAACAACCACATCGTTGGACTTGAACTCGAGCGACTATTTTGATAATAGCTTTATTCTTGAAGTACCATCATTATGTTTGATGGGATGTACCCTTTGCTTAATCTATGTGATGGTGTCTGAAGCAGATCCCAAATGCCCAAAATGCAAACGATCCTCTTTGATATATATGTTTCGAGATAACCTAtcaaagagatgtaggaagagcCATCTCTAG
- the LOC122290867 gene encoding putative pentatricopeptide repeat-containing protein At1g26500: protein MIVRRMAIAESIVNLLCRHHVRLFTTSPPQPPHLSNPTTNTVSPINPDHLLRVCTILYQQQLSPEPRLHSNLRACQSQFDQEEHLTHELFLQVCNNFPYSWRPVYRFFLYTDASPRFTHTSVSFNKLIDVIGKSRNIDLFWELLQEMGRRRLVNDKTFRIALKTLAAARELKKCVEFFHLMNACGYEYSLDTLNKVVEHLCGNRLVEEAKYVVSKLKDSINPSGVTYEGLIKGFCDVGDLIEASKVWNLMVDEGFEPDIDAVEKMMESLLKINRYDEAMKLFQTMRTKRINDLGLSSYRLVIEWMCKRGKTAQAYALFEEMRERGIQADNLTLASIIYGLLVRGRVREAYRIGEGIEKPDISVYHGLIKGLLRLRKASDATQVFRKMIERGCEPTMHTYIMLLQGHLGKRGRKGTDPLVNFETIFVGGLVKAEKYLEATKFVERAIWKGLEVPRFDYSKFLHYYSNEEGVVMFEEVAKKLREVGLFDLADIFQRYGEKMATRDRRRDRTTEP from the coding sequence ATGATAGTCAGACGAATGGCAATTGCTGAATCCATCGTCAACCTTCTCTGTCGCCACCATGTTCGTCTATTTACGACCTCCCCTCCTCAGCCACCGCATCTCTCCAACCCCACCACCAACACTGTTTCCCCAATCAATCCAGATCACCTCCTCCGAGTCTGTACCATTCTCTACCAGCAGCAGCTCTCCCCGGAGCCAAGACTCCACTCCAACCTCCGCGCCTGCCAGTCACAGTTCGACCAAGAAGAACACCTAACCCATGAGCTCTTCCTCCAAGTCTGCAACAATTTCCCCTATTCATGGCGCCCCGTTTACCGCTTCTTTCTGTACACCGACGCCAGCCCACGTTTCACTCACACCTCAGTTTCCTTCAACAAGCTGATCGACGTGATTGGCAAGTCCAGAAACATTGACCTGTTCTGGGAACTTCTCCAGGAGATGGGACGGCGTCGCCTCGTGAACGATAAGACTTTTAGGATTGCCCTCAAGACATTGGCGGCGGCGAGGGAACTGAAGAAGTGCGTGGAGTTTTTCCACTTGATGAATGCATGTGGGTACGAGTACAGTTTGGATACTTTGAATAAGGTGGTTGAACATTTGTGTGGAAATAGGCTTGTTGAGGAGGCTAAGTATGTTGTGTCCAAGTTGAAAGACTCGATAAATCCTAGTGGGGTTACCTACGAGGGTTTGATAAAGGGTTTCTGTGATGTGGGTGATTTGATTGAGGCTTCAAAGGTTTGGAATTTGATGGTGGATGAAGGATTTGAGCCAGATATCGATGCTgttgagaaaatgatggaaagccttttgaaaattaatcggTACGACGAGGCGATGAAGCTATTCCAGACGATGAGGACTAAGAGGATTAACGATTTGGGTCTTTCCTCTTACAGGCTTGTGATTGAGTGGATGTGTAAAAGGGGCAAGACTGCGCAAGCATATGCATTGTTTGAAGAAATGCGTGAGAGAGGGATTCAAGCCGACAATCTAACGCTGGCATCAATTATTTACGGGCTTCTAGTGAGAGGTAGAGTTAGAGAGGCTTATAGGATTGGGGAAGGGATTGAGAAACCGGATATAAGTGTATACCATGGTCTGATCAAGGGACTTTTGAGGTTGAGAAAGGCGAGTGATGCAACCCAAGTGTTCAGGAAGATGATAGAGAGAGGGTGTGAACCCACAATGCATACCTACATAATGTTATTGCAAGGGCATTTGGGAAAGAGGGGGAGGAAGGGAACAGACCCGCTTGTGAATTTCGAAACCATTTTTGTTGGAGGTTTGGTCAAAGCAGAGAAGTACTTAGAAGCCACCAAGTTTGTGGAGAGGGCGATATGGAAAGGGCTTGAGGTACCTAGATTTGATTATAGCAAGTTCTTGCATTATTATTCGAATGAGGAAGGTGTAGTTATGTTTGAAGAGGTGgcaaagaaattgagagaggtAGGGTTGTTTGATTTGGCAGATATATTTCAGAGGTACGGGGAGAAAATGGCCACGAGAGACAGAAGAAGAGATAGAACAACTGAACCTTGA